One window from the genome of Deinococcus aerius encodes:
- a CDS encoding LacI family DNA-binding transcriptional regulator, which yields MRSKVTIKDVARYVGVVPSTVSRAINDHPEVGPETKARVREAVELLGYRPDRLARSIRQGRTQSVSVMV from the coding sequence CGCTCCAAAGTCACCATCAAAGACGTCGCCCGGTACGTGGGCGTGGTCCCCAGCACCGTCTCGCGGGCGATCAACGACCACCCGGAGGTCGGTCCCGAGACCAAAGCCCGCGTGCGGGAAGCTGTTGAGTTGCTCGGTTACCGCCCTGACCGTCTCGCACGGAGCATCCGGCAGGGCCGCACGCAAAGCGTCTCCGTGATGGTC